One Methylosinus sp. C49 DNA segment encodes these proteins:
- a CDS encoding metalloregulator ArsR/SmtB family transcription factor, with protein sequence MTDVRRPLLLEPALAALNAAGEETRLRLLGLLAETELTVSEAVAILGQSQPRVSRHLKLLVEAGLVERRREGAWAFFRLASADAPGEIARSVVSWLDPLDPRVAGDRARLAEVRQARADAAARYFAEHAPEWDAIRSLHVPEAQVEAAMREAVGESPLRRLLDLGAGAGRMLELFAPQAEQAIGVDLSSAMLGVARGRLEKAGARNVQLRQGDMYALPIERNSCDLVIVHQVLHYLDDPGRALREAARTLAPGGRLLVVDFAPHREETLRDEHAHRRLGFSQQEVTHLLEQAGLEILRHRDLAPSADDGAKLTVSLWLAQDPRVIADPLPKASFETA encoded by the coding sequence ATGACCGATGTGAGGCGACCTCTTCTTCTCGAGCCCGCGCTCGCCGCCCTCAATGCGGCGGGCGAGGAGACGCGTCTGCGCCTGCTCGGCCTGCTGGCCGAGACGGAGCTGACGGTGAGCGAGGCCGTGGCCATTCTCGGCCAGTCGCAGCCGCGCGTGTCCCGCCATTTGAAGCTTCTGGTGGAGGCCGGGCTGGTGGAGCGCCGCCGCGAAGGGGCCTGGGCCTTCTTCCGCCTCGCCTCCGCCGACGCGCCCGGCGAGATCGCCCGTAGCGTCGTCTCCTGGCTCGATCCGCTGGACCCGCGCGTCGCCGGCGACCGCGCTCGGCTCGCCGAGGTGCGGCAGGCCCGCGCCGACGCCGCCGCCCGCTATTTCGCCGAGCATGCGCCCGAATGGGACGCCATTCGCTCGCTGCATGTGCCGGAGGCGCAGGTGGAGGCCGCCATGCGCGAGGCGGTGGGCGAGTCGCCGCTGCGCCGCCTGCTCGATCTCGGCGCCGGCGCCGGCCGCATGCTGGAGCTGTTCGCGCCGCAGGCGGAGCAGGCCATTGGCGTCGATCTCTCCTCCGCAATGCTCGGCGTCGCGCGCGGACGGCTGGAAAAAGCCGGCGCGCGCAATGTGCAGCTGCGCCAGGGCGACATGTATGCGCTGCCGATAGAGCGCAACAGCTGCGATCTCGTCATCGTGCATCAGGTTCTGCATTATCTCGACGATCCCGGCCGCGCGCTGCGCGAGGCGGCGCGCACGCTCGCGCCCGGCGGCCGTCTGCTGGTCGTCGATTTCGCGCCGCATCGTGAGGAGACCTTGCGCGACGAGCATGCGCATCGCCGCCTCGGCTTCTCGCAGCAGGAGGTCACTCATCTGCTGGAGCAGGCCGGCCTGGAGATTCTGCGTCATCGCGACCTCGCGCCTTCCGCCGACGACGGCGCGAAGCTCACCGTATCCCTGTGGCTGGCGCAAGATCCTCGCGTCATCGCCGATCCCTTGCCCAAAGCCAGCTTCGAGACCGCATGA
- the metF gene encoding methylenetetrahydrofolate reductase [NAD(P)H], which translates to MSDNRSLWPPGHFDISYEFFPPKTPEMEAQLWDSIARLAPLKPKFVSVTYGAGGSTRERTHNIVARLAAETDILPAAHLTCVSAARAEIDEIVRDYWNAGVRHIVALRGDPPTGVGTRFEPHQQGYRSSTELVRGIRAIGDFEISVSTYPEGHPESRTIDDDLDALEAKIDAGATRAITQFFFENDVYFRFLDKARARGIKIPIVPGIMPVQNFKQTANFARKAGASVPDWLAHRFEGLDDDPVTRRLIAAAVAAEQVLGLAENGVREFHFYTNNRADLVFAICHLLGVRPVTEKAAA; encoded by the coding sequence ATGTCCGACAATCGCAGCCTGTGGCCTCCGGGCCATTTCGATATTTCTTACGAATTCTTCCCGCCGAAGACGCCGGAGATGGAGGCGCAGCTCTGGGATTCGATCGCGCGACTCGCGCCTTTGAAGCCCAAATTCGTCTCCGTCACTTACGGCGCCGGCGGCTCCACGCGCGAGCGCACGCATAATATCGTCGCGCGCCTCGCCGCCGAGACCGACATACTGCCCGCCGCGCATCTGACCTGCGTCTCCGCCGCGCGCGCCGAGATCGACGAGATCGTGCGCGATTATTGGAACGCTGGCGTCCGCCATATCGTGGCGTTGCGCGGCGATCCGCCGACCGGCGTCGGCACGCGTTTCGAGCCGCATCAGCAAGGCTATCGCAGCTCCACCGAATTGGTGCGCGGCATTCGCGCCATCGGCGATTTCGAGATCTCCGTCTCCACCTATCCCGAAGGCCATCCCGAGAGCCGCACGATCGACGACGATCTCGATGCTCTCGAGGCCAAGATCGACGCCGGCGCGACCCGCGCCATCACGCAATTCTTCTTCGAGAACGACGTCTATTTCCGTTTTCTCGACAAGGCGCGCGCGCGAGGCATAAAGATTCCGATCGTGCCCGGCATCATGCCGGTGCAGAACTTCAAGCAGACCGCGAATTTCGCGCGCAAGGCGGGCGCGAGCGTGCCCGATTGGCTCGCGCATCGCTTCGAGGGATTGGACGATGATCCCGTCACGCGCCGGCTCATCGCCGCCGCGGTCGCCGCCGAGCAGGTTCTCGGCCTCGCCGAGAACGGCGTGAGAGAATTCCACTTCTACACCAATAATCGCGCCGATCTCGTCTTCGCGATCTGTCATCTTCTGGGCGTGCGCCCCGTCACCGAGAAAGCCGCAGCATGA
- the metH gene encoding methionine synthase: MSFDKTHGPKIQAALEKAASERILVLDGAMGTMIQRHKFTEADFRGERFKDHAKDLRGDNDLLTLTQPAAIKAIHRAYLEAGADIIETNTFSCTSIAQADYGLEHIVYELNYEGARLARAAADEVARETGVPRFVAGSMGPTNRTASISPDVSNPGFRAVTFDDLRAAYLEEALGLLEGGADILLIETIFDTLNAKAAIYAVEDAFEKVGTRFPVMISGTITDLSGRTLSGQTAAAFWNSIQHAKPFSIGFNCALGAREMRQHIAEVSRIADTRICAFPNAGLPNEFGLYDESPEYMAELVGEFAKSGLVNVVGGCCGTTPPHIAAIAGAVKGVAPRAVPTIAPLLRLAGLEPFTLTKDIPFVNVGERTNVTGSAKFRKLITAGDYAAALDVARDQVANGAQVIDVNMDEGLLDSKKAMVEFLNLLAAEPDIARVPVMVDSSKFEVIEAGLQCLQGKGVVNSISLKEGEEKFIEAATKVKRYGAAVVVMAFDEAGQADTFARKVEISGRAYKILTQEVGFAPQDIIFDPNIFAVATGIEEHSNYGVDFIDAARAIKTTLPHAHVSGGVSNLSFSFRGNEPVREAMHSVFLYHAIAAGMDMGIVNAGQLAVYEKIDPELREACEDVVLNRRPDATERLVEMAERFKGAGAKAAEKDAAWREASVEKRLEYALVNGVADYIEQDVEEARLSSARPLDVIEGPLMAGMNVVGDLFGQGKMFLPQVVKSARVMKQAVAHLLPFMEENKETRSTAGKILLATVKGDVHDIGKNIVGVVLGCNNFEIIDLGVMVPTAKILETAKAEKVDIIGLSGLITPSLDEMCFVASELEREGFDAPLLIGGATTSRVHTAVKISPNYTKGQAVYVTDASRAVGVAQALMSQASRAEYVAKTREEYEKVADAHARAQADKQRVSLAAARANALKIDWAAYAPPKPTFLGARVFASYDVAELVPYIDWTPFFQTWEFKGRYPALLDDPERGPAARQLLEDAQAMLTRIVEERWFNPKAVIGFWPANAVGDDIALYTGEGRVERLATLHTLRQQLTRRDGKPNVALADFVAPEDSGKADYLGAFVVTAGAQEAKISERFARANDDYGAIMVKALADRLAEAFAERMHARVRREFWAYAADETLTPEQLIGEDYRGIRPAPGYPAQPDHTEKATLFSLLEATKRTGVMLTESYAMTPASSVSGLYFAHPQAHYFGVAKVERDQAEDYAVRKGVSTAEIERWLAPVLNYETRVAEPAE, encoded by the coding sequence ATGAGTTTCGACAAGACCCACGGACCGAAGATTCAGGCGGCGCTCGAGAAGGCGGCGAGCGAGCGCATTCTCGTGCTCGACGGCGCCATGGGCACGATGATCCAGCGCCATAAATTCACCGAGGCCGATTTTCGCGGCGAGCGCTTCAAGGATCATGCGAAGGATTTGCGCGGCGACAACGACCTGCTGACGCTGACGCAGCCGGCGGCGATCAAGGCGATTCATCGCGCCTATCTCGAAGCGGGCGCCGACATCATCGAGACCAACACTTTCTCCTGCACCTCTATCGCGCAGGCCGATTACGGGCTCGAGCATATCGTCTATGAGCTCAATTACGAAGGCGCGCGCCTCGCCCGCGCCGCGGCCGACGAAGTCGCGCGCGAGACGGGCGTGCCGCGCTTCGTCGCCGGCTCCATGGGGCCGACCAATCGCACCGCCTCCATCTCGCCGGACGTCTCCAATCCCGGCTTTCGCGCCGTCACTTTCGACGATCTGCGCGCCGCCTATCTCGAGGAGGCGCTCGGCCTGTTGGAGGGCGGCGCCGATATTCTCCTGATCGAGACGATCTTCGACACGCTGAACGCCAAGGCGGCGATCTATGCGGTGGAGGACGCTTTCGAGAAGGTCGGCACGCGCTTTCCGGTGATGATCTCCGGCACCATCACCGATCTCTCCGGCCGCACGCTCTCCGGCCAGACGGCCGCCGCCTTCTGGAACTCGATTCAGCACGCGAAGCCCTTCTCCATCGGCTTCAATTGCGCGCTCGGCGCGCGCGAGATGCGCCAGCACATCGCCGAGGTTTCGCGCATCGCCGACACGCGCATCTGCGCCTTCCCCAACGCCGGCCTGCCCAATGAATTCGGCCTCTATGACGAGAGCCCGGAATATATGGCCGAGCTGGTCGGCGAATTCGCCAAATCCGGCCTCGTCAATGTCGTCGGCGGCTGCTGCGGCACGACGCCGCCGCATATCGCCGCCATCGCCGGCGCCGTGAAGGGCGTCGCGCCGCGCGCTGTTCCGACGATCGCGCCGCTGCTGCGCCTCGCCGGCCTCGAGCCTTTCACGCTGACCAAGGACATTCCCTTCGTCAATGTCGGCGAGCGCACAAATGTCACCGGCTCGGCGAAGTTCCGCAAGCTCATCACCGCCGGCGATTACGCCGCGGCGCTGGATGTGGCGCGCGATCAGGTCGCCAATGGCGCGCAGGTCATCGACGTCAATATGGACGAAGGCCTGCTCGATTCCAAAAAGGCGATGGTCGAGTTCTTGAATCTCCTCGCCGCCGAGCCCGACATAGCGCGCGTGCCGGTGATGGTGGATTCGTCGAAATTCGAGGTGATCGAGGCCGGCCTGCAATGTCTGCAGGGCAAGGGCGTCGTCAACTCCATCTCGCTGAAGGAAGGCGAGGAGAAATTCATCGAGGCGGCGACCAAGGTGAAGCGCTATGGCGCCGCCGTCGTCGTGATGGCCTTCGACGAGGCCGGCCAGGCCGACACTTTCGCGCGCAAGGTGGAAATCTCCGGCCGCGCCTATAAGATTCTCACGCAGGAAGTGGGCTTTGCGCCGCAGGACATCATCTTCGATCCCAACATATTCGCCGTCGCGACCGGCATCGAGGAACACAGCAATTACGGCGTCGATTTCATCGACGCGGCGCGCGCGATCAAGACGACGCTGCCGCATGCGCATGTCTCCGGCGGCGTGTCGAACCTCTCCTTCTCCTTCCGCGGCAATGAGCCGGTGCGCGAGGCGATGCACTCCGTCTTCCTCTATCACGCCATTGCGGCGGGGATGGATATGGGCATCGTCAACGCCGGCCAGCTCGCCGTCTATGAGAAGATCGACCCCGAGCTGCGCGAAGCCTGCGAAGACGTCGTGCTCAATCGTCGTCCCGACGCGACAGAACGCCTCGTCGAAATGGCCGAGCGCTTCAAAGGCGCGGGCGCCAAAGCGGCGGAGAAGGACGCCGCGTGGCGCGAAGCGAGCGTCGAGAAGCGTTTGGAATATGCGCTGGTCAATGGCGTCGCCGATTATATCGAGCAGGATGTGGAAGAGGCGCGCCTCTCGAGCGCGCGTCCGCTCGATGTGATCGAAGGTCCGCTGATGGCCGGCATGAATGTCGTCGGCGATCTCTTCGGCCAGGGCAAAATGTTCCTGCCGCAAGTGGTGAAATCGGCGCGCGTGATGAAGCAGGCCGTGGCGCATCTCCTGCCCTTCATGGAGGAGAACAAGGAGACGCGCTCCACCGCCGGCAAGATTCTTCTCGCGACGGTGAAGGGCGATGTTCACGACATCGGCAAGAATATCGTCGGCGTCGTGCTCGGCTGCAATAATTTCGAGATCATCGATCTCGGCGTGATGGTTCCGACCGCCAAGATTCTCGAGACGGCAAAAGCCGAAAAGGTCGATATCATCGGCCTCTCCGGCCTCATCACGCCTTCGCTCGACGAAATGTGCTTCGTCGCCTCGGAGCTGGAGCGCGAAGGTTTCGACGCGCCGCTGCTCATCGGCGGCGCAACGACGAGCCGCGTGCATACGGCGGTGAAGATCAGCCCCAATTACACCAAGGGCCAGGCGGTCTATGTGACCGACGCCTCGCGCGCCGTGGGCGTCGCCCAGGCGCTGATGTCGCAGGCTTCGCGCGCCGAATATGTCGCCAAGACGCGCGAGGAATATGAGAAGGTCGCCGACGCCCATGCGCGCGCTCAAGCGGACAAGCAGCGCGTTTCGCTCGCCGCCGCGCGCGCCAATGCGTTGAAGATCGATTGGGCCGCCTATGCGCCGCCCAAGCCGACCTTCCTCGGCGCGCGCGTCTTCGCTTCCTATGATGTCGCGGAGCTGGTTCCCTATATCGATTGGACGCCCTTCTTCCAGACATGGGAGTTCAAGGGCCGTTATCCCGCTCTGCTCGACGATCCCGAGCGCGGCCCGGCGGCGCGGCAATTGCTCGAGGATGCGCAGGCGATGCTGACGCGCATCGTCGAAGAGCGCTGGTTCAATCCCAAGGCCGTCATCGGCTTCTGGCCCGCCAACGCCGTGGGCGACGATATCGCGCTCTATACGGGCGAGGGCCGCGTCGAAAGGCTCGCGACGCTGCACACGCTGCGCCAGCAGCTCACGCGCCGCGACGGCAAGCCCAATGTCGCGCTCGCCGATTTCGTCGCGCCGGAGGACTCCGGCAAGGCCGATTACCTCGGCGCCTTCGTCGTCACCGCCGGCGCGCAGGAGGCGAAGATTTCCGAGCGCTTCGCTCGCGCCAATGACGATTATGGCGCGATCATGGTGAAGGCGCTGGCCGATCGCCTCGCCGAAGCCTTCGCCGAGCGCATGCATGCGCGCGTGCGCCGGGAGTTCTGGGCCTATGCGGCGGATGAGACGCTGACGCCGGAGCAGCTGATCGGCGAGGATTATCGCGGCATTCGCCCGGCGCCCGGCTATCCGGCGCAGCCCGACCATACCGAGAAGGCGACGCTGTTCAGCCTGCTGGAGGCGACGAAGCGCACCGGCGTCATGCTGACGGAGAGCTACGCCATGACGCCGGCCTCATCGGTCAGCGGACTCTATTTCGCGCATCCGCAGGCGCATTATTTCGGCGTCGCCAAAGTGGAGCGCGATCAGGCGGAGGATTACGCCGTGCGCAAGGGTGTCTCCACCGCCGAGATCGAGCGCTGGCTCGCGCCGGTGCTGAATTACGAGACGCGCGTGGCCGAACCAGCGGAGTGA
- a CDS encoding GatB/YqeY domain-containing protein, with translation MRERFTADLKAAMKSGEKQKVETIRMITAGLKDRDIEARATGKTLGDDDILALLQKMVKSRQESVEIYEKGGRPELAEKERAEIAVIAEYLPQQLGEAEVAEAIKAAIAETGAASIKDMGKVVAALKAKYTGRIDFGKASAAVKAALGG, from the coding sequence ATGCGCGAACGTTTCACGGCCGACCTCAAGGCGGCGATGAAGAGCGGCGAAAAGCAGAAGGTCGAGACGATCCGCATGATCACCGCGGGGCTCAAGGATCGCGACATCGAAGCGCGCGCCACGGGCAAGACGCTGGGCGACGACGATATTCTCGCTCTGCTGCAGAAAATGGTGAAGAGCCGCCAGGAATCGGTGGAAATCTACGAGAAGGGCGGCCGCCCCGAGCTCGCCGAGAAGGAGCGCGCCGAGATCGCCGTGATCGCGGAATATCTACCCCAGCAGCTCGGCGAGGCCGAGGTCGCCGAGGCGATAAAGGCCGCCATCGCCGAGACCGGCGCCGCCTCGATCAAGGATATGGGCAAGGTCGTCGCCGCGCTCAAGGCGAAATACACGGGCCGCATCGATTTCGGCAAGGCGAGCGCGGCAGTGAAGGCGGCGCTCGGCGGCTGA
- the carA gene encoding glutamine-hydrolyzing carbamoyl-phosphate synthase small subunit translates to MSPDQDAATGWTVPVHTGVLVLASGEAIFGFGFGSVGSAVGEVCFNTAMTGYQEILTDPSYAGQIVTFTFPHIGNVGVNDEDVETVDLDSRSGVRGVIVAAPSSDPSNYRALRPLGEWLAARGIIGLCGLDTRALTALIREKGMQNAVIAFAPDGVFDLAALRAEAAAWPGIDGMDLVPSVTAPARYEWDETVWRQASGYGKREGAKLRVVAVDYGVKRNILRLLAEAGCEVIVVPATTSAQEILALSPDGVFLSNGPGDPAETGKYAVPTIRELLAAKIPTFGICLGHQMMALAVGAKTQKMPQGHHGANHPVKDFTTGKVEIVSMNHGFAVDRDSLPANVAETHRSLFDGSNCGIALADRPAFSVQHHPEASPGPQDSHYLFARFVDLMEKARA, encoded by the coding sequence ATGAGCCCGGATCAAGACGCAGCGACGGGTTGGACGGTTCCGGTCCACACGGGGGTTCTGGTCCTCGCCAGCGGCGAGGCGATTTTCGGCTTCGGCTTCGGCTCCGTGGGCTCGGCCGTCGGCGAGGTCTGCTTCAACACCGCCATGACCGGCTATCAGGAAATCCTCACCGATCCTTCCTACGCCGGGCAGATCGTCACCTTCACCTTTCCGCATATCGGCAATGTCGGCGTCAATGACGAAGATGTCGAGACCGTCGATCTCGACAGTCGCTCCGGCGTGCGCGGCGTCATTGTCGCGGCGCCGTCGAGCGACCCGTCCAATTATCGCGCGCTGCGGCCGCTCGGCGAATGGCTCGCCGCACGTGGAATCATCGGCCTCTGCGGCCTGGACACGCGCGCGCTGACGGCGCTGATCCGCGAGAAGGGCATGCAGAACGCCGTCATCGCCTTCGCGCCGGACGGCGTGTTCGACCTCGCAGCGCTGCGCGCCGAGGCCGCCGCCTGGCCGGGCATTGATGGCATGGATCTCGTGCCCTCCGTCACCGCGCCCGCGCGCTATGAGTGGGACGAGACCGTCTGGCGGCAAGCCTCCGGCTATGGCAAGCGCGAGGGCGCGAAGCTCCGCGTCGTCGCCGTGGATTATGGCGTGAAGCGCAATATTCTGCGGCTGCTGGCCGAGGCGGGCTGCGAGGTGATCGTCGTGCCGGCGACGACCAGCGCGCAAGAGATTCTCGCGCTTTCGCCCGATGGCGTGTTTCTCTCAAACGGGCCGGGCGATCCGGCCGAGACCGGCAAATACGCCGTGCCCACCATTCGCGAGCTCTTGGCGGCGAAAATCCCCACCTTCGGCATTTGCCTCGGCCATCAGATGATGGCGCTCGCCGTCGGCGCGAAGACGCAGAAAATGCCGCAGGGCCATCACGGCGCCAATCATCCGGTGAAGGATTTCACCACCGGCAAGGTGGAGATCGTCTCGATGAACCATGGCTTCGCCGTGGATCGCGACAGCCTGCCGGCCAATGTCGCCGAGACGCATCGCTCGCTGTTCGACGGCTCCAATTGCGGCATTGCGCTGGCTGATCGCCCCGCCTTCTCGGTGCAGCACCACCCCGAGGCCTCCCCCGGCCCGCAGGACAGCCATTATCTCTTCGCGCGCTTCGTCGATTTGATGGAGAAGGCGCGGGCGTGA
- a CDS encoding nucleotidyltransferase family protein → MRRDEAMERLRAHEAELRRLGVLSLYLFGSTARDEAGSTSDVDLFFDYRKGELGLFELMDLKDYARDLLGTPVDIMTRDSLHKALRERIEVTALRVF, encoded by the coding sequence ATGAGACGCGACGAGGCCATGGAACGACTGAGAGCGCATGAAGCCGAGTTGCGGCGGCTCGGTGTGCTCAGTCTCTATTTGTTCGGCTCCACCGCTCGCGACGAAGCCGGCTCGACATCGGATGTCGATTTGTTTTTCGACTATCGAAAAGGCGAGCTCGGCCTTTTCGAACTGATGGACCTAAAGGATTATGCGCGCGACCTTCTCGGGACCCCAGTCGACATCATGACTCGCGACAGCTTGCACAAGGCGTTGCGGGAACGGATCGAAGTAACCGCGTTGCGTGTGTTCTGA
- a CDS encoding HepT-like ribonuclease domain-containing protein, with amino-acid sequence MAIPSNVPCLQDIIEAIEHIHECMAEASLDDFEADWRRQWLVERGVEIISEASRHLDDELKARHPEIPWRKVAGIGNVLRHSYETVAAAILWKLAQSDLQPLEKVCRAELESLRKKPASD; translated from the coding sequence ATGGCGATCCCATCGAATGTTCCGTGCCTGCAGGACATCATCGAAGCGATAGAGCATATTCATGAGTGCATGGCCGAGGCCTCGCTCGACGATTTCGAAGCCGATTGGCGACGACAATGGCTCGTCGAACGCGGCGTCGAGATCATTTCCGAAGCCAGCCGGCATCTCGATGATGAGCTGAAAGCGCGTCATCCAGAAATTCCCTGGCGCAAGGTGGCCGGCATCGGCAATGTGCTCCGGCACAGCTACGAGACAGTCGCCGCAGCCATCCTGTGGAAGCTCGCGCAGAGCGACCTCCAACCATTGGAAAAAGTCTGCCGCGCGGAACTCGAATCCTTACGAAAAAAGCCTGCTTCTGACTAA
- the pgeF gene encoding peptidoglycan editing factor PgeF: MTETMEEPAALGAGNLALPGVRHAFFTRAGGVSEGVYASLNGGVGSSDESARVAENRARMARRLGAQAHRLLVAYQIHSRDALYVSEPWAEAERPRCDGLVTDVVGLALGVTGADCGMLLFADARAGVIGACHAGWKGALTGMIEATIALMETRGAHRADIHVALGPAIGRESYEVGGEFVERFLAEDAGFARFFTPSTRDGHSMFDLPAFITRRVEAANVASFENLRIDTYADEARCFSYRRSVHRKEPDYGRLVSAIAIG, from the coding sequence ATGACCGAGACGATGGAGGAGCCGGCCGCGCTCGGCGCCGGCAATCTCGCTCTGCCGGGCGTGCGGCACGCTTTCTTCACGCGCGCCGGCGGCGTGTCGGAGGGCGTTTACGCTTCGCTCAATGGCGGCGTCGGCTCCAGCGATGAGTCCGCGCGCGTCGCCGAGAATCGCGCGCGCATGGCGCGGCGGCTGGGCGCGCAGGCGCATCGTCTGCTCGTGGCCTATCAAATTCATTCGCGCGACGCGCTTTACGTCTCCGAGCCTTGGGCGGAGGCCGAGCGGCCGCGCTGCGACGGGCTTGTCACCGATGTGGTCGGGCTGGCGCTCGGCGTCACCGGCGCCGATTGCGGCATGCTGCTCTTCGCCGACGCGCGCGCCGGCGTCATCGGCGCCTGCCACGCGGGATGGAAGGGCGCGCTCACCGGCATGATCGAGGCGACGATCGCTCTGATGGAGACGCGCGGCGCGCATCGCGCCGACATTCATGTCGCGCTCGGCCCGGCGATCGGCCGCGAGAGCTATGAGGTGGGCGGCGAGTTCGTCGAGCGTTTCCTCGCCGAGGACGCCGGTTTTGCGCGCTTCTTCACGCCTTCGACGCGCGACGGGCATTCCATGTTCGATCTGCCCGCTTTCATCACGCGGCGCGTCGAAGCGGCAAATGTGGCTTCTTTCGAGAATTTGCGCATCGACACTTATGCGGACGAGGCGCGCTGCTTCAGCTACCGCCGCAGCGTGCATCGCAAGGAGCCGGACTATGGGCGGCTGGTGTCGGCGATCGCGATCGGGTGA
- a CDS encoding SAM-dependent methyltransferase, with product MSALRQDIVELIAQEGPITLERYMTLALSHPTKGYYTTRDPFGAGGDFITAPEISQMFGELIGLFAQEAWRAARSPSPLRLVELGPGRGTLMADALRVARIAPDFLSALDVHLVEMSPVLEARQRQTLANAPAQVSWSADVARIPDGPAIIIANEFFDALPVRHFVQTERGWSERLVGLDESGALAFGVGEGVEPDLTVAAPEGSIIEIGAIGARIMRDIAARLVAQGGVLLVIDYGYTQTALGETLQAVSRHAYVDPLEAPGEADLTTHVDFAALARAATAAGAKVQGPVTQGAFLRQLGVVERAEALKKRATSEQRAEIDIALARLIGAGDPKRDMGELFKVIAVTHPDMPLLPGFFQ from the coding sequence ATGAGCGCTCTGCGCCAAGACATCGTCGAGCTCATCGCGCAAGAGGGGCCGATCACGCTCGAGCGTTACATGACGCTCGCGCTGTCGCATCCCACCAAGGGCTATTACACGACGCGCGATCCCTTCGGCGCCGGCGGCGATTTCATCACTGCGCCGGAGATCAGCCAAATGTTCGGCGAGCTCATCGGCCTTTTCGCGCAAGAGGCGTGGCGCGCCGCGCGCTCGCCCTCGCCGCTGCGGCTCGTCGAGCTCGGTCCGGGCCGCGGCACGCTGATGGCGGATGCGCTGCGCGTCGCGCGCATCGCGCCGGATTTTCTGTCCGCGCTGGATGTTCATCTCGTCGAGATGAGCCCTGTGCTCGAGGCGCGGCAGCGGCAGACGCTCGCCAATGCGCCGGCGCAAGTCTCCTGGAGCGCGGATGTCGCGCGCATTCCAGACGGGCCGGCGATCATCATCGCCAATGAGTTTTTCGACGCGCTGCCGGTGCGTCATTTCGTGCAGACGGAGCGCGGCTGGAGCGAGCGCCTCGTCGGTCTGGACGAGAGCGGCGCGTTGGCGTTCGGCGTCGGCGAGGGCGTCGAGCCCGATCTCACCGTCGCGGCGCCGGAAGGCTCGATCATAGAGATCGGCGCGATCGGCGCGCGCATCATGCGCGATATCGCCGCGCGTCTCGTCGCGCAAGGCGGAGTGCTGCTCGTCATCGATTATGGCTATACGCAGACGGCGCTGGGCGAGACATTGCAGGCCGTGTCGCGCCACGCCTATGTCGATCCGCTGGAGGCGCCGGGCGAGGCCGATTTGACCACCCATGTCGATTTCGCGGCGCTCGCCCGCGCGGCGACGGCGGCCGGCGCCAAAGTGCAAGGGCCGGTGACGCAGGGCGCGTTTCTGCGCCAGCTCGGCGTCGTCGAGCGCGCCGAAGCCTTGAAGAAACGCGCGACCTCAGAGCAGCGCGCCGAGATCGACATTGCGCTCGCGCGTCTCATCGGCGCCGGCGATCCCAAGCGCGACATGGGCGAATTGTTCAAGGTCATCGCCGTGACGCATCCCGACATGCCGCTTCTGCCAGGGTTTTTCCAATGA
- the lgt gene encoding prolipoprotein diacylglyceryl transferase: protein MPILALPFPMIDPVLVELGPLPIRWYALAYIAGLALGWLYARRLVSREHLWGKVAHPSRESLDDLLVYVALGVIIGGRLGHVLFYERAFYFAHPEEIIKTWKGGMAFHGGLIGAIVAMTLFAWREKILALTVADICATVAPIGIFFGRLANFIKPEMWGRESDVPWAMVFPGAGDAPRHPSQLYEAGLEGVALYILLAIAAQRGALKRPGLATGLFGVGYGAARIVSEFFREPDPLSEALDNGLTMGMALSAPMIAIGAGLILYALRPQRVEA, encoded by the coding sequence ATGCCTATTCTCGCGCTTCCCTTTCCGATGATCGACCCGGTTCTGGTCGAGCTCGGACCGCTGCCCATACGCTGGTATGCGCTCGCCTATATCGCCGGGCTCGCGCTCGGCTGGCTCTATGCGCGCCGGCTCGTCTCGCGCGAGCATTTGTGGGGAAAGGTCGCGCATCCCTCGCGCGAGAGTCTCGACGATTTGCTCGTCTATGTCGCGCTCGGCGTCATCATCGGCGGGCGGCTCGGCCATGTGCTCTTCTATGAGCGCGCCTTCTATTTCGCGCATCCAGAAGAGATCATCAAAACCTGGAAAGGCGGAATGGCCTTTCACGGCGGGCTGATCGGCGCGATCGTGGCCATGACGCTGTTCGCATGGCGTGAGAAGATTCTCGCTCTCACCGTCGCCGATATTTGCGCGACCGTCGCGCCGATCGGCATTTTCTTCGGCCGCCTCGCCAATTTCATCAAGCCGGAGATGTGGGGCCGCGAGAGCGATGTTCCTTGGGCCATGGTGTTTCCCGGCGCCGGCGATGCGCCTCGCCACCCGAGCCAGCTCTATGAGGCGGGGCTCGAGGGCGTCGCGCTCTATATTCTGCTCGCCATCGCCGCGCAGCGCGGCGCGCTGAAGCGGCCGGGCCTCGCCACCGGGCTCTTCGGCGTCGGCTATGGCGCGGCGCGCATCGTCAGTGAATTCTTTCGCGAGCCCGATCCGCTGTCGGAGGCGCTGGACAATGGCCTCACAATGGGCATGGCGCTTTCGGCGCCGATGATCGCGATCGGCGCGGGATTGATCCTCTACGCGCTGCGCCCGCAGAGAGTCGAAGCATGA